A DNA window from Palaemon carinicauda isolate YSFRI2023 chromosome 39, ASM3689809v2, whole genome shotgun sequence contains the following coding sequences:
- the LOC137631450 gene encoding uncharacterized protein — protein MGKKGMTLIAMMYSERLPEIGIEREGHRSRRSDLFEFFFKGKSKSCVTWAAYNPALTRNEITFPNLKRMHICCAAKTECFHSIKQAARKFYKDLVINVIDEPSLQTLCDMPCCEDINGRITSSMRRYFIPLMNASPVLRRSSVKFLNYDTYCNVKVLELSGSSSWFVQNRIESYLARSFGNLDGLKLSIHPDVTQYYNAISLPMANVVLAQYFSPNFEQGLPRERQGFSLLLLNVGKTLLMLTFQVTMAIDLREGLHCLNLCPILREFTLYFNVVHLTDISPLLAVDIITLPELTKIMFRGELHMNSVRVYRLLSKIIKAAPNVRYLTLSSCLAREIHLMTTDCFEGIKTLHLKNVPITKNYAIHLTGVLQRCPDVRELVLENVKDAEGWLKLVDKTTALSVRYVPECHFLEEL, from the coding sequence ATGGGgaagaagggcatgactttgatcgCGATGATGTACAGTGAGAGACTCCCAGAGATAGGAATCGAAAGGGAGGGGCACCGCTCCCGCAGAAGTGATTTGTTCGAGTTTTTCTTCAAAGGAAAATCCAAAAGTTGCGTCACTTGGGCAGCTTATAATCCTGCGCTGACAAGGAACGAGATCACCTTTCCAAACCTGAAGAGGATGCACATCTGCTGCGCTGCGAAAACCGAATGTTTCCACAGTATCAAACAAGCTGCCAGGAAGTTTTATAAGGACTTGGTGATCAACGTCATCGACGAGCCAAGCTTACAAACGTTGTGCGACATGCCTTGTTGTGAGGATATCAATGGCAGAATTACATCGAGCATGAGGAGGTACTTCATTCCCTTGATGAATGCCAGTCCAGTGCTCAGGAGGAGTTCAGTTAAATTCTTGAATTACGACACGTACTGCAACGTCAAAGTCCTGGAGCTCAGCGGTTCATCCTCTTGGTTTGTTCAAAACAGAATAGAATCTTACCTGGCAAGATCTTTTGGCAACCTCGATGGGTTGAAGTTATCCATTCATCCAGATGTGACACAATACTACAACGCGATTAGTCTTCCAATGGCAAATGTTGTACTTGCCCAATACTTCAGTCCAAATTTTGAGCAAGGGCTGCCAAGAGAACGGCAAGGATTCTCACTTCTACTTTTAAATGTCGGCAAAACCCTCTTGATGCTCACATTTCAAGTGACCATGGCGATAGACCTGAGAGAAGGCCTGCATTGTTTGAATTTGTGCCCCATTTTGAGGGAATTTACCCTTTACTTTAATGTGGTACATTTGACTGATATATCGCCCTTGCTCGCAGTGGATATCATCACTCTCCCGGAACTAACAAAGATCATGTTCCGTGGGGAATTGCACATGAACTCCGTCAGAGTGTATAGGTTACTGAGCAAGATCATCAAAGCAGCTCCCAATGTTCGGTATCTAACTCTTTCAAGCTGTCTGGCAAGAGAGATTCATCTGATGACCACTGACTGCTTCGAGGGTATTAAGACTTTACACCTCAAGAATGTGCCAATAACCAAGAACTATGCAATCCATCTCACAGGAGTTCTCCAGAGGTGTCCGGATGTGAGAGAACTCGTCTTGGAGAACGTCAAGGATGCCGAGGGATGGCTCAAGCTAGTAGATAAAACCACAGCCTTATCAGTCCGTTATGTTCCAGAGTGCCATTTTTTGGAAGAACTCTAG